Proteins from a genomic interval of Zingiber officinale cultivar Zhangliang chromosome 2A, Zo_v1.1, whole genome shotgun sequence:
- the LOC122039902 gene encoding transcription factor ILI6-like isoform X1, which yields MASRRSRSHQSSSSTRTTDEEQILLSRLASKLQQLLPIAAAGHHSHSRRQVSATDVLEETCRYIRSLHREVDDLSERLSELLPGGTGADAAAQDEIIRSLFHGD from the exons ATGGCGAGCAGGAGGTCTCGGTCACATCAGTCGAGCTCATCCACCAGGACAACTGACGAAGAACAGATCCTGCTGAGTCGCCTGGCGTCCAAGCTGCAGCAACTTCTCCCCATCGCTGCCGCCGGTCATCACTCCCATTCCCGcaga CAGGTATCGGCCACCGACGTCCTGGAGGAGACTTGCAGGTACATCAGAAGCCTGCACCGCGAGGTGGACGACTTGAGCGAAAGGCTCTCCGAGTTGCTGCCCGGTGGCACCGGTGCCGATGCTGCTGCTCAAGATGAGATCATTAGGAGCTTGTTCCATGGCGATTGA
- the LOC122039902 gene encoding transcription factor ILI6-like isoform X2: MASRRSRSHQSSSSTRTTDEEQILLSRLASKLQQLLPIAAAGHHSHSRRVSATDVLEETCRYIRSLHREVDDLSERLSELLPGGTGADAAAQDEIIRSLFHGD; this comes from the exons ATGGCGAGCAGGAGGTCTCGGTCACATCAGTCGAGCTCATCCACCAGGACAACTGACGAAGAACAGATCCTGCTGAGTCGCCTGGCGTCCAAGCTGCAGCAACTTCTCCCCATCGCTGCCGCCGGTCATCACTCCCATTCCCGcaga GTATCGGCCACCGACGTCCTGGAGGAGACTTGCAGGTACATCAGAAGCCTGCACCGCGAGGTGGACGACTTGAGCGAAAGGCTCTCCGAGTTGCTGCCCGGTGGCACCGGTGCCGATGCTGCTGCTCAAGATGAGATCATTAGGAGCTTGTTCCATGGCGATTGA